The Etheostoma cragini isolate CJK2018 chromosome 5, CSU_Ecrag_1.0, whole genome shotgun sequence genome contains a region encoding:
- the LOC117945163 gene encoding purpurin-like produces the protein MDFQIVALVMLFLACVEQSLASCVVDSFTVKEDFDPKRYAGKWYALQKKDPEGLFLQDNISAEYTVEDDGSMVASSKGRVTLFGFWVVCADMAAQYSVPDPGTPGKMFMNYQGLASYLSSGGDNYWVIDTDYDNYAITYACRTLKEDGSCDDGYSLVFARNPRGLPPAIQRVVRQKQEEVCMAGEFQPVLQSGAC, from the exons ATGGACTTCCAAATCGTTGCCCTGGTGATGTTGTTCCTGGCCTGCGTGGAGCAGAGCCTGGCCTCATGCGTTGTGGACAGCTTCACAGTAAAAGAAGACTTTGACCCCAAAAGA TATGCAGGAAAGTGGTACGCTCTGCAGAAGAAGGATCCTGAGGGTTTGTTCCTGCAGGACAACATCTCTGCTGAATACACTGTTGAAGACGATGGTTCCATGGTTGCCTCTTCCAAGGGCAGAGTCACTCTCTTTGG GTTCTGGGTCGTGTGCGCCGACATGGCTGCTCAGTACTCTGTGCCCGACCCCGGCACCCCCGGCAAGATGTTCATGAACTACCAGGGACTGGCCAGCTACCTGTCCAGCGGCG GTGACAACTACTGGGTCATTGACACGGATTATGACAACTATGCCATCACCTATGCCTGCCGCACCCTGAAAGAGGATGGAAGCTGCGATGACGGATACTCCCTGGTCTTCGCCCGCAACCCCCGCGGCCTCCCCCCTGCCATCCAGAGAGTCGTCCGCCAGAAACAGGAGGAAGTCTGCATGGCCGGAGAGTTCCAGCCAGTGCTACAGTCTG GAGCCTGCTAA
- the idua gene encoding alpha-L-iduronidase, giving the protein MHWKTFSVFALLLNIAKISKTSYVITVDVGRPVGHLKHFWRSTGFCPPLPHTEAQQFDLSIDQQLNLAYVGSVPHGGIQQVRIHWMLELVTAQDIGGQPQYNLTKLDQLIELLWINGLRPGFELMGSVSNYFTDFEDKSQVVEWRNLVYLIAKRYIDKYGLGSVSQWNFETWNEPNNHDFDNVTMSIQGFLNYYDACSEGLRAASSLLRFGGPGDSCHSPPHSPYCWAMLQHCYNGTNYFTRETGVRIDYIALHKKGGGFSLPILQQEIQTVGEIQERFPRFRGLPVYNDEADPLVGWSTPQEWRADVTYAAMVVKVINQHQYLLLADPNSTINYTLLSNDNAFLSYHPHPFTQRTLTARFQVNNTQPPHVQLIRKPVLTVMGLLALLGETQVLAHVLSSAGTVNSTVGVLASSHKPVTVGGSDGWQAAVLLYNSDDNSTSTNPDDVTVSLKGLSAQKDLVYVTYYIDNNVTNPYQLWQSMGSPDYPTAEQFRRLRSVQDPHVDGPWEVPAADTLTLKAKLSVPSVLLIHVCARPKAVPDQVNGLHFIRITKGQVLVVWSDHCIDSKCIKTFEVEFSTDHKEFSRINTQDTIFTSYVYSPVDGKAGGLYRVRAVDYWGRPGPYSLPESYSEEH; this is encoded by the exons ATGCATTGGAAaaccttttctgtctttgcGTTACTTcttaacattgccaaaatttcAAAAACGTCATATGTCATCACAGTTGATGTGGGGAGACCAGTAGGACATCTCAAACACTTCTGGAGAAGCACTGGTTTCTG TCCCCCGCTCCCTCACACTGAGGCCCAGCAGTTTGACCTGAGCATCGACCAGCAGCTGAACCTGGCCTATGTGGGCTCAGTCCCCCATGGAGGGATACAGCAGGTCCGGATACACTGGATGCTGGAGCTGGTCACTGCACA AGATATTGGAGGACAGCCCCAGTACAACTTAACTAAACTGGACCAGCTGATAGAACTCTTGTGGATTAATGGACTCCGACCAG gttttgaaCTGATGGGCAGTGTCTCTAACTATTTTACGGACTTTGAAGACAAATCACAAGTGGTAGAGTGGAGAAATTTGGTTTATCTCATAGCCAAGAGGTACATTG ACAAGTATGGCCTGGGAAGCGTCTCCCAGTGGAACTTTGAAACATGGAATGAGCCCAACAACCATGACTTTGATAATGTCACCATGTCAATTCAAG GGTTTCTAAACTACTATGATGCCTGTTCGGAGGGTCTGCGCGCTGCCAGCAGTCTCCTGAGGTTTGGGGGTCCGGGAGACTcctgtcattccccccctcacTCTCCATACTGCTGGGCCATGCTGCAGCACTGCTATAATGGCACCAACTACTTCACCAGAGAGACGGGCGTCAGGATCGACTACATCGCCCTGCACAAGAAG GGAGGAGGCTTCTCCTTGCCCATCCTCCAGCAGGAGATCCAGACAGTGGGAGAGATCCAGGAGCGTTTCCCCCGGTTCCGCGGCCTTCCTGTTTACAACGATGAGGCTGATCCGCTGGTGGGCTGGTCCACGCCTCAGGAGTGGAGGGCTGATGTGACCTACGCTGCCATGGTGGTAAAG GTGATAAACCAGCACCAGTACCTGCTGCTGGCCGACCCGAACAGCACCATCAACTACACCCTGCTCAGCAACGACAATGCCTTCCTCAGCTACCACCCACACCCATTTACCCAGCGCACGCTGACTGCCCGCTTCCAAGTCAACAACACCCAGCCGCCTCACGTCCAGCTGATCAGGAAGCCCGTCCTCACTGTCATGGGCCTGCTGGCTTTGCTAG GAGAGACGCAGGTCCTGGCTCATGTTTTGAGCTCCGCAGGAACTGTCAACAGCACGGTGGGAGTTCTCGCCAGTAGCCACAAGCCCGTAACAGTGGGCGGCTCAGATGGCTGGCAGGCAGCCGTATTGCTCTACAACAGTGACGACAACAGCACCTCCActaaccctgatgatgtcaccGTCTCACTAAAAGGACTGTCTGCGCAGAAAG ATCTTGTGTATGTCACATATTATATTGACAACAATGTGACCAACCCGTACCAGCTGTGGCAGAGCATGGGCAGCCCCGACTACCCCACAGCAGAACAGTTCAGACGCCTCAGGAGTGTGCAG GACCCTCATGTTGATGGACCCTGGGAAGTTCCTGCAGCAGACACTCTGACTCTGAAAGCTAAACTGTCCGTGCCCTCTGTCCTCCTCATCCATGTTTGTGCCCGGCCCAAAGCCGTCCCAGACCAG GTCAATGGATTACACTTCATCAGGATCACCAAAGGCCAAGTCCTGGTCGTCTGGTCAGACCACTGTATCGATTCTAA ATGCATTAAGACATTTGAAGTGGAGTTTTCTACAGACCACAAGGAATTCAGCAGAATTAACACTCAAGACACCATTTTTACTTCTTATGTTTATTCACCTG TAGATGGGAAGGCTGGCGGTCTGTACAGAGTCCGAGCTGTGGACTACTGGGGAAGGCCTGGTCCGTACTCGCTGCCAGAGAGCTACTCAGAGGAGCACTAG